From the Lolium rigidum isolate FL_2022 chromosome 2, APGP_CSIRO_Lrig_0.1, whole genome shotgun sequence genome, one window contains:
- the LOC124690030 gene encoding RING-H2 finger protein ATL39-like, giving the protein MSNLLARLPIWFRGDNGRRGAWYGVALSFVSMLVFCVLVATVSVWKAFVFAGLALVAFGIVECLRPTGGTGDEQEARAGAPPRAWKFGLGKSTIDALPTYAYTPSGAEGGGDLESGSGELCSVCLEELEDGEMVRQLPACKHLFHVECIDMWLHSHTTCPICRCDLSPPRTITAKLAAVETELPADDALPPV; this is encoded by the coding sequence ATGTCTAACCTGTTGGCGAGGCTCCCGATATGGTTCCGCGGAGATAACGGCCGGCGTGGAGCGTGGTACGGCGTCGCGTTGTCCTTCGTGTCAATGCTCGTCTTCTGCGTGCTCGTCGCCACCGTCAGCGTCTGGAAGGCGTTCGTGTTCGCCGGTCTGGCGTTGGTTGCCTTCGGGATCGTAGAGTGCCTTAGGCCGACGGGCGGCACCGGCGACGAGCAGGAGGCTAGGGCGGGCGCTCCACCGCGGGCGTGGAAGTTCGGGCTCGGGAAGAGCACGATCGACGCGCTGCCCACGTACGCATACACGCCCAGTGGCGCCGAGGGAGGCGGCGACCTCGAGTCCGGGAGCGGCGAGCTGTGCTCCGTGTGtctggaggagcttgaggacggcgAGATGGTGCGGCAGCTACCAGCGTGCAAGCACCTCTTCCATGTGGAGTGCATCGACATGTGGCTGCACTCGCACACCACGTGCCCTATTTGCCGCTGCGACCTGTCGCCACCGAGGACGATTACTGCAAAATTGGCGGCTGTAGAGACGGAACTGCCGGCTGATGATGCTTTGCCGCCTGTGTAG